In a genomic window of Quercus lobata isolate SW786 chromosome 4, ValleyOak3.0 Primary Assembly, whole genome shotgun sequence:
- the LOC115983591 gene encoding uncharacterized protein LOC115983591, with amino-acid sequence MGSKEIVVLFILLSYLYIFATSSPLQKALASSDSLQETHLGAKVAHSHDSSYIGNSGRSAIKHSSKFEHATGGGSAGAGESGHNGGSSSPAQGGRNFIPVYVAGAANNRQNHHRGYGNCNQNSIGISTLVAVTVGSLITHFYLLK; translated from the exons ATGGGAAGTAAAGAAATAGTAGTGCTTTTCATATTACTCTCCTACctttatatttttgcaactTCTAGTCCTCTTCAGAAGGCCTTGGCTTCTTCAG ATTCTTTGCAGGAAACTCACTTGGGAGCAAAAGTTGCACATAGTCATGACAGCAGTTACATTGGTAATAGTGGAAGGAGTGCTATAAAACATAGCAGCAAGTTTGAACATGCCACCGGTGGTGGATCCGCTGGTGCTGGTGAGAGTGGACATAATGGTGGGTCAAGCTCACCTGCACAAGGAGGTAGAAATTTCATCCCAGTATATGTAGCAGGTGCTGCAAATAATCGTCAGAACCATCACCGTGGATATGGCAACTGCAACCAAAACTCCATAGGAATTTCAACCTTGGTTGCAGTGACCGTGGGGTCTCTCATTACACATTTTTATTTGCTAAAATGA
- the LOC115985337 gene encoding uncharacterized protein LOC115985337: MQKVAETEEKWQQIPNSSSRALLINNNGGISESSAMKHGKKKARNTSEVRISAAPASFKADFGLFWPYRLPADMARFWPNQPGCRTGGFSSWEVFVKALQTRFGVTAYDDPMEALIRLKQTSTVIAYKVDNFLDAVELLVLHLHLDTSQILEVRVADGTVLKTIGSYHGVNITLQGHSWDFQLLTMKFLHLGKRVFLKGLQPASSTISDASKLFSGSTKKGLVLQITAAAPIPSDQPHFPPVLADLLSEFFKVFAVPTSLPPIRGHEHSINLKEGTLPVCERPYRYPHFQKSEIEKMVNELLELGSIQPSQSPFSSPVLLVRKADGSWRALVFSNLDLRISYHQIRKKSKDVPKTAFRTHEGHYEFLVMPFGLTNAPSTFQALMNSIFRPYLRKFVLVFFDDILVYSQSMDAHLYAKQSKCVFGCTEVEYLGHVISGEGVKADPKKISAMVQWPIPDFVKALRGFLGLAGYYRKFIKGYGTIAQPLTDLLKKDSFHWSDKALEAFTKLKEAVTQPPVLALPDFSKPFIIECDASGKGLGAVLIGLLHHLQKSGLLNSWDMPLWWNIKKGVIIGWQMPCHEFFGPVSDLSTFNSDSKASCLMLLTVPDPTWLKVLKDSYSSDEFVQQFIVAVQARTPPKGFTFQNGLLIYKGRFYIGPSCPLKLQFLHHVHSSPLAGHSRFLKSYQRAKSDFYWQEMKTDPKKFIRDCDTCQRIKSDTSSPAGLL; the protein is encoded by the exons ATGCAAAAGGTTGCTGAAACAGAGGAAAAATGGCAACAGATTCCAAATTCAAGTTCTCGAGCTCTTCTTATCAACAATAATGGGGGAATTTCAGAGTCTTCagctatgaagcacgg aaagaagaaggcaagaaacacatcTGAGGTCAGAATTTCGGCTGCTCCGGCGAGTTTCAAGGCCGATTTCGGTTTGTTTTGGCCGTATCGGTTGCCGGCCGATATGGCCCGATTCTGGCCGAATCAGCCTG GATGCAGAACAGGTGGGTTTAGTAGCTGGGAGGTCTTCGTTAAAGCTCTGCAGACGCGCTTTGGTGTCACTGCTTATGATGATCCCATGGAGGCTCTTATTAGACTCAAACAAACTTCCACTGTGATTGCTTATAAAG TGGATAATTTTTTGGATGCTGTTGAGTTACTTGTGCTGCACTTGCACTTGGATACCTCTCAAATATTAGAGGTTAGAGTGGCTGATGGCACAGTTCTTAAGACTATAGGAAGCTATCATGGGGTCAATATCACTTTGCAAGGACATAG TTGGGATTTCCAGTTGTTGACTATGAAGTTTCTACATTTGGGAAAAAGAGTGTTCCTCAAGGGATTGCAGCCTGCTTCCTCGACCATTTCTGATGCTAGCAAGCTTTTCAGTGGGTCAACCAAGAAGGGTCTAGTACTACAAATTACTGCTGCAGCCCCTATTCCCTCTGACCAACCTCACTTTCCACCAGTGCTGGCAGACTTGTTGAGTGAATTCTTCAAGGTTTTTGCTGTTCCTACTAGCTTGCCACCCATCAGAGGTCATGAACATAGCATCAACCTCAAGGAAGGAACCTTGCCTGTTTGTGAAAGGCCATACAGGTATCCTCATTTTCaaaaatctgaaattgaaaAGATGGTAAATGAGTTGCTAGAATTAGGGTCAATACAGCCTAGCCAAAGCCCATTTTCTTCACCTGTTTTGCTTGTGAGGAAAGCTGATGGAAGCTGGC GTGCCTTAGTATTTTCTAATTTGGACCTCAGGATAAGTTATCACCAGATTAGGAAGAAGAGTAAGGATGTTCCTAAAACTGCTTTTAGAACTCATGAAGGGCATTATGAGTTTTTGGTTATGCCCTTTGGGTTGACTAATGCACCATCCACCTTTCAGGCCTTAATGAACTCTATCTTTAGACCTTATTTGAGGAAATTTGTCCTAGTGttttttgatgatattttagTTTACAGTCAGTCCATGGATGCTCAT CTATATGCCAAGCAGTCCAAGTGTGTGTTTGGCTGTACTGAGGTTGAGTATTTGGGTCATGTCATATCTGGAGAGGGTGTCAAGGCAGATCCCAAGAAGATTTCAGCTATGGTTCAATGGCCTATACCTGATTTTGTCAAGGCTTTGAGAGGGTTTTTAGGGCTGGCGGGCTATTATAGGAAATTCATTAAGGGGTATGGGACCATTGCCCAACCCTTGACTGATCTCCTTAAAAAGGATTCCTTCCATTGGAGTGATAAGGCTTTGGAAGCTTTTACAAAGTTAAAGGAGGCTGTGACTCAGCCTCCTGTGTTGGCTCTTCCAGATTTTTCTAAGCCATTTATTATTGAGTGTGATGCTTCAGGGAAGGGTTTGGGAGCTGTGCTCAT AGGATTGCTACACCATCTCCAGAAAAGTGGCTTGCTAAACTCTTGGGATATGCCTTTGTGGTGGAATATAAAAAAGGGTGTGATAATAGGGTGGCAGATGCCTTGTCACGAATTTTTTGGACCTGTTTCTGATCTGTCTACTTTTAATTCTGATTCCAAAGCAAGTTGCCTAATGCTTTTGACAGTTCCTGATCCTACTTGGTTGAAGGTGTTGAAAGATAGTTACTCCTCGGATGAGTTTGTCCAACAGTTCATTGTTGCTGTCCAGGCAAGGACCCCACCTAAGGGCTTCACTTTTCAGAATGGATTGTTAATTTACAAGGGCAGGTTTTACATTGGTCCATCTTGTCCTCTTAAGCTTCAATTTCTGCATCATGTCCATAGCAGCCCCTTAGCAGGTCATTCTAGGTTCTTAAAGTCTTATCAAAGGGCTAAGAGTGATTTTTATTGGCAAGAGATGAAGACTGACCCCAAGAAATTTATCAGAGATTGTGATACTTGCCAGAGGATCAAGTCTGATACCTCTTCTCCAGCTGGACTACTTTAA
- the LOC115986845 gene encoding ribonuclease H2 subunit A, which produces MGSEEASSVPKWASKPCIMGIDEAGRGPVLGPMVYGCLYCALSYQKTLSSLNFADSKTLKEEKREELFENLKADESIGWAVDVIDPKELSAKMLKKNKINLNEISHDSAIGLVVRVLNLGVLLTEVYVDTVGDPEKYRTKLSERFPSIKFVVAKKADSLYPVVSGASIVAKVTRDRAVRDWVLDETADNIQRNFGSGYPGDPETKAWLENHKHPIFGFPSLVRFSWGTCTPYFKNLVEVLWESDQMDEDGSSSSNGKRQLKLSNVGITSSKRKSEEIESSGKGRCKFFQARKLEQLTHF; this is translated from the exons ATGGGATCGGAGGAGGCCAGTAGTGTGCCGAAATGGGCATCAAAGCCTTGCATTATGGGCATTGACGAAGCTGGACGAGGCCCTGTTTTAG GACCCATGGTGTACGGCTGCTTGTACTGTGCTCTCTCCTATCAGAAAACTCTTTCCTCCTTGAACTTTGcag ATTCAAAGACACTAAAAGAAGAGAAGAGGGAggaattatttgaaaatttaaaggCTGATGAATCAATTGGATGGGCTGTTGATGTGATAGATCCAAAGGAGCTCTCAGCTAAAATGCTAAAGAA GAATAAGATAAATCTTAATGAAATATCACATGATTCTGCAATTGGCCTTGTCGTTAGGGTACTAAATTTGGGAGTTCTTCTAACTGAG GTTTATGTAGATACAGTGGGGGATCCTGAGAAGTACAGAACAAAACTGTCTGAAAGGTTTCCTTCTATCAAATTTGTGGTTGCAAAGAAGGCTGATAGTCTTTATCCAGTTGTGAGTGGAGCAAGCATAGTTGCAAAG GTCACAAGAGATAGAGCTGTGCGAGACTGGGTGCTTGATGAAACAGCAGATAACATCCAAAGAAACTTTGGTTCTGGATACCCTGGAG ATCCTGAAACCAAGGCCTGGTTAGAGAATCACAAACACCCTATTTTTGGATTCCCGTCATTGGTCCGTTTTAGTTGGGGTACCTGCACTCCCTACTTCAAGAATCTTGTTGAAGTCTTATG GGAATCTGATCAAATGGATGAAGATGGTTCTAGCAGTAGTAATGGCAAGAGGCAATTGAAATTAAGCAATGTTGGGATAACTTCATCCAAGAGGAAGAGTGAAGAAATTGAATCAAGTGGTAAAGGACGCTGCAAATTTTTCCAAGCTCGCAAACTTGAGCAACTCACTCATTTCTAA